The following are encoded together in the Anopheles nili chromosome 3, idAnoNiliSN_F5_01, whole genome shotgun sequence genome:
- the LOC128723105 gene encoding reticulocalbin-2: MSVKIWLPALYLILIVGCVQCATTHKHVHTHTKERTDDGAYAPRDAHHMEGGEHYSEFDHEAILGSVKEAEEFDNLSPEESKKRLAVLVTKMDQNSDGYVDRHELKVWILRSFISLAEEEASERFEDVDLNNDESVTWEEYLQETYGMDSEDEEGVRLPFEEPRNEEERKLILDDKEMFEAADSNHDNKLDSTEFVQFISPEEFPQMLPIILRQTLRVKDKNNDGRIDFQEFVGENAKDQDKEWLIVEMDKFKKDFDKDNDGFLNGNEILSWVVPSNDEVASDEVDHLFAASDDDHDDRLSHEEIIDNYDTFVGSEATDYGVHLQNIHHLDDEL, encoded by the exons ATGTCTGTGAAAATATGGTTACCAGCGCTGTATCTAATTCTTATTGTCGGTTGCGTACAATGTGCAACTACGCATAAGCATGTCCATACGCACACTAAAGAACGCACGGATGATGGTGCGTATGCTCCTCGGGATGCCCATCATATGGAAGGTGGGGAACATTACTCCGAATTCGATCATGAAGCAATTCTGGGAAGCGTAAAAGAAGCCGAGGAGTTTGATAATTTGTCACCTGAAGAATCCAAGAAACGACTAGCGGTGTTGGTTACAAAGATGGACCAGAATTCGGACGGATACGTGGATCGCCACGAGCTCAAAGTCTGGATTCTACGCTCGTTCATAAGTCTCGCTGAGGAAGAAGCCTCCGAGCGGTTCGAAGATGTTGATTTGAACAATGACGAATCGGTAACATGGGAGGAATATCTGCAGGAAACGTATGGCATGGATAGCGAGGATGAGGAAGGAGTTCGATTGCCTTTCGAAGAGCCTCGGAACGAGGAGGAACGCAAGCTCATACTGGACGACAAAGAAATGTTTGAAGCGGCGGACAGCAATCACGACAACAAGTTAGATTCAACCGAATTCGTGCAATTCATCTCCCCGGAGGAGTTCCCTCAAATGTTACCGATTATTCTGCGACAAACGCTGCGTGTGAAAGACAAGAACAATGATGGACGCATTGATTTCCAGGAGTTTGTTGGAGAAAATGCAAAGGACCAAGACAAGGAGTGGTTGATTGTTGAGATGGATAAGTTTAAAAAAGACTTTGATAAAGATAATGATGGGTTTTTGAACGGAAACGAAATCCTTTCGTGGGTAGTACCAAGCAATGA TGAGGTAGCTAGCGATGAAGTGGATCATCTGTTCGCGGCTAGCGATGACGATCACGACGACAGACTATCGCATGAGGAAATCATAGATAATTACGACACCTTCGTAGGTAGTGAAGCAACGGATTATGGAGTTCATTTGCAAAACATTCATCACCTTGATGATGAATTGTAA